A section of the Mastomys coucha isolate ucsf_1 unplaced genomic scaffold, UCSF_Mcou_1 pScaffold15, whole genome shotgun sequence genome encodes:
- the LOC116092517 gene encoding eppin, with protein MKISRFVSILVLFGLLVNVQGPNLADLLFPRRCPRFRETCEHKERDLCTRDRDCPKKEKCCTFNCGKKCLDPQQDVCSLPKDSGYCMAYFRRWWFNKENSTCQVFVYGGCQGNNNNFQSQSICQNACEKKSNLT; from the exons ATGAAGATTTCCAGATTTGTGAGCATCCTTGTGCTATTTGGCCTGCTTGTAAACGTCCAGGGACCTAATCTAGCTGACTTGCTGTTTCCCA GGAGATGCCCCAGATTCAGAGAGACATGTGAACACAAAGAGAGGGACCTTTGTACCAGGGACAGGGACTGCCCGAAGAAAGAGAAGTGCTGTACCTTCAACTGTGGAAAGAAATGTCTGGACCCCCAACAAG ATGTCTGCAGCCTGCCAAAAGACTCTGGCTACTGCATGGCTTACTTTCGTCGTTGGtggtttaataaagaaaatagcacGTGCCAAGTCTTCGTCTATGGTGGCTGCCAGGGAAACAATAACAACTTCCAATCCCAAAGTATATGCCAGAACGCCTGcgaaaaaaaaa GCAATCTCACCTGA